Proteins from a single region of Streptomyces sp. TN58:
- a CDS encoding PaaI family thioesterase produces MSGRNTALTPPADAAAPVRHPDAPAPGELLGAHYEHCFGCGGSQPHGLHLEARAGDGVRVTAEFTVRPAHQGAPGLAHGGVLATALDETLGSLNWLLRVIAVTGRLETDYVRPVPVGTVLYLEAEVTAVAGRKIYCTAVGRTGGPEGPVAVRADALFIEVKVDHFIDNGRPEEIRAAMADPDQVRRARAFEVNP; encoded by the coding sequence GTGAGTGGACGAAACACAGCGCTGACGCCCCCGGCCGATGCCGCCGCACCGGTCCGGCATCCCGACGCGCCGGCACCCGGCGAACTCCTCGGTGCCCACTACGAGCACTGCTTCGGCTGCGGCGGGAGCCAGCCGCACGGGCTGCACCTGGAGGCCCGGGCCGGCGACGGCGTACGCGTCACCGCCGAGTTCACCGTCAGGCCCGCCCACCAGGGCGCGCCCGGGCTCGCCCACGGCGGGGTGCTCGCCACCGCACTCGACGAGACGCTGGGCTCGCTGAACTGGCTGCTGCGCGTCATCGCCGTGACCGGACGGCTGGAGACGGACTATGTGCGGCCGGTGCCCGTGGGCACCGTGCTGTACCTGGAGGCCGAGGTCACCGCTGTCGCCGGCCGCAAGATCTACTGCACGGCCGTGGGCCGGACAGGCGGGCCGGAGGGCCCGGTCGCGGTCCGTGCCGACGCGCTCTTCATAGAGGTGAAGGTCGACCACTTCATCGACAACGGTCGGCCCGAGGAGATCCGGGCGGCCATGGCCGACCCGGACCAGGTCAGGCGCGCACGCGCCTTCGAGGTGAACCCCTGA
- the dut gene encoding dUTP diphosphatase, translating to MSLNDNGSRKNSGSRHDVDVLIRRVDPEVPLPAYGHPGDAGCDLVTTEAAVLEPGERAVLPTGVAIALPDGYAAFVHPRSGLAARCGLALVNAPGTVDAGYRGEIKVIVVNLDPRESVRFERFDRIAQLVVQRVEKVRFHEVAELPGSARAEGGFGSTGGHAAVAGSGAGQQGGNGYASVVTDREGQ from the coding sequence ATGTCCCTGAACGACAACGGATCCCGGAAGAACAGCGGATCCCGCCATGACGTCGACGTGCTGATCCGCCGCGTCGACCCGGAGGTTCCCCTTCCGGCGTACGGGCACCCCGGTGACGCCGGCTGCGACCTGGTGACCACCGAGGCCGCCGTGCTGGAGCCCGGAGAGCGCGCGGTGCTGCCCACCGGCGTGGCGATCGCCCTGCCCGACGGGTACGCGGCCTTCGTGCACCCGCGCTCGGGTCTGGCCGCCCGCTGCGGGCTCGCGCTCGTGAATGCCCCGGGGACGGTGGATGCCGGGTACCGTGGAGAGATCAAGGTGATCGTGGTCAATCTCGACCCTCGCGAGAGCGTGCGGTTCGAGCGTTTCGACCGCATTGCCCAGCTGGTTGTCCAGCGGGTCGAGAAGGTGCGCTTCCACGAGGTGGCGGAACTTCCCGGCTCGGCCCGGGCCGAGGGGGGTTTCGGCTCCACCGGCGGTCATGCGGCCGTGGCCGGATCCGGGGCTGGTCAGCAGGGTGGGAATGGCTACGCTTCGGTCGTAACCGACCGGGAAGGACAGTGA
- a CDS encoding DUF3710 domain-containing protein: protein MFGRRKKNDSAKDGGAAEQVVDGVAAAEQDDADAPEEAAPRRINLPPAPRPDGPWDISEVLGSPADGRVDLGGIFVPGVDGMELRVEVAGDAIVAATVVLGDSAVQLQAFAAPKKEGIWGEVRDEIAAGITQQGGIIDEVQGPLGWELRAQVPVPLPDGQTGAQLVRFVGVDGPRWFLRGVISGQGAVRPESAGVLEQIFRDTVVVRGDGPMAPRDPIVLKLPNDAQMVPDGVQTEDQEGSRFGGGMGQLERGPEITEVR, encoded by the coding sequence GTGTTCGGACGTCGCAAGAAGAACGACTCCGCCAAGGACGGCGGCGCGGCCGAGCAGGTCGTAGACGGCGTCGCCGCCGCTGAGCAGGACGACGCGGACGCGCCGGAAGAGGCGGCGCCGCGCCGGATCAACCTGCCCCCGGCCCCGCGGCCGGACGGCCCCTGGGACATCTCCGAGGTGCTCGGTAGCCCGGCCGACGGCCGGGTCGACCTGGGCGGCATCTTCGTACCCGGTGTCGACGGCATGGAACTGCGCGTCGAGGTCGCGGGGGACGCCATCGTGGCCGCCACCGTCGTCCTGGGCGACAGTGCCGTACAGCTGCAGGCCTTCGCCGCGCCCAAGAAGGAGGGCATCTGGGGCGAGGTCCGCGACGAGATCGCCGCGGGCATCACCCAGCAGGGCGGCATCATCGACGAGGTCCAGGGCCCGCTGGGCTGGGAGCTGCGCGCGCAGGTGCCCGTCCCGCTGCCGGACGGGCAGACCGGCGCCCAGCTGGTCCGCTTCGTCGGCGTCGACGGTCCGCGCTGGTTCCTGCGCGGCGTCATCTCCGGCCAGGGCGCGGTGCGCCCCGAGTCGGCGGGCGTGCTGGAGCAGATCTTCCGGGACACCGTCGTCGTCCGCGGCGACGGCCCGATGGCCCCGCGCGACCCGATCGTCCTGAAGCTGCCGAACGACGCCCAGATGGTGCCGGACGGCGTGCAGACGGAGGACCAGGAAGGCTCCCGCTTCGGCGGCGGCATGGGCCAGCTGGAACGGGGCCCGGAGATCACCGAGGTCCGCTGA
- a CDS encoding OB-fold nucleic acid binding domain-containing protein, which produces MSAEPRPEKPAKPARPAGRFRRMIERLSTSQEELHSAELQEDAEAAGCTRICDCDDRQIVKVTGTLRTVTLRPRAGVPALEAELFDGSGALDVVWLGRRSIVGIEPGRRMIASGRISLSHGRRVLFNPKYELRPLGQEQ; this is translated from the coding sequence ATGAGTGCTGAACCGCGTCCCGAGAAGCCAGCGAAGCCGGCCAGGCCGGCGGGCCGGTTCCGCCGGATGATCGAGCGGCTGTCCACCTCGCAGGAGGAGCTGCACTCCGCGGAGCTGCAGGAGGACGCAGAAGCCGCGGGCTGTACGCGGATCTGCGACTGCGACGACCGCCAGATAGTCAAGGTGACCGGCACCCTGCGCACGGTCACCCTCCGCCCGCGCGCCGGCGTCCCCGCCCTGGAGGCCGAGCTGTTCGACGGCTCCGGCGCACTGGACGTCGTCTGGCTCGGGCGTCGCTCGATCGTGGGAATCGAGCCCGGACGACGCATGATCGCCTCAGGGCGGATCTCGCTGAGCCACGGCCGTCGGGTGCTGTTCAACCCGAAGTACGAACTCCGACCGCTCGGACAGGAGCAGTAA